AAAGAATCCTGACTAAGATATCCAATAACATTGGACAACTGACTCTTTTTTAACAAGAGCCATACATCCTACCTCTTTGACTGTGCTCATGCTATTTCCACCAACTAGAATTCCCTTTCTCTCCTGttgaactcctattcatccttcaaagcccCCTCAAATCTGCTGAataaggcttttcctgattccacTATTACCATCACTTCTCTTTTTGATCCTCAAGCACTTTATCTGCACTTTCCTCATGGAACTTCATGCTCTGGGGTACCTGTCACTCTTCCCTTTGATGTCCCTTATAGCTCCCTATACAATATCTTACACATCATAGACATGCAATGGCTAATTACTTTCACGACCTTGTGTAATCTAGAATATTAACTCATTTTTCAGAAGATGGCCACTACTGACACTCAGccatttaaaatgttaatattacgtgacaaaacaaaacagtagtcAAACCTTGGCTTTACTTCTCCATGCACATGAGATGAACATGTAGTATCAGACATTTCCCAGTATCCACTACAGCTGGTCATCCTGGATGTCACTTTGGGGATAGCAGAACATAATCTCCctaaaagagtaaaataaaaagtgaaaaatccATCACGTTTAGTATTAAGcacatagattttattttgcacaTAGATCAACTCGATAACTCTGCGCTAATGGAAGGCATCTCACTCAGCTTCCCAAATCTTGTAAGaacattataaaaccaaaaaaagaaaaaaaaaaaaaaaaacccaaacccactgccatcgagttgattgcaaatcataacaaccctataggacagagtagaactgccccatagagtttcagaggagcgcctggtggatttgaactgccgacattttggctagcagctgtagctcttaaccactacacatacTTAATACTGTGTAACTTTTACCATTTTAGATAGATATCAACTGTTTCTCAAAATAACCTTGGAATGTTATATTTTATTATCATGTGTAATAAATCATGTATCCTAGttccaaaaaaacaaatagaatgaATTTACGTAAGACATTTTTTGCATAAAGAGCTAGGAAGATGCTTTAAATTCATAATCTGGGTTTGTCCTATAAAACGAACATGAATTAATCATTTTCTATCTACACAGCACTCAGATTGGAGAGGCAGAATCTATTTTCTCATACTTggttattaaaatgtattttagatgaaaggCATGAAATGCTTCTTTCCATACAAACTTCTAGGTAACTAAATGAATAGAATCATATCACACTCATGGAAAAAGCAAGCACCTGAGAGCTTTATATTCAACCAGGAGAATATCATCACTTTTATCTTTCAGAATAACTATTATCTAAGATTACTTTTCATTAGCTAATGGCttttggactgccaaaataaaacTAATTTGTATATTACAGTTTACATGGTACCCtcataattatccccattttgtatTTATGGATAATGAAGCTAAGAGTTGATAGAGCAAGCACGTGATGAAGCCAGAAGCCTGTGTCTCATCCCCAGTGGCCATGTGACATGGCCCAATAAGTTTGCTGCTCAGGAGActtcctcccctccacccccactttGGTGTCATACCATAGCTGCCTTGAGGTTTCCAAAAGCTTATCTCTTGAGGAGCTGCCTCTTCACCACAGCCTTGTCCTTCAGGACAGATTCTTTCCTCACCATCCACAGCTTCATGGCTCTCACTCCCTTCCCTCCATTCCTTGGTCTCCCTGTCCAGTTTGACCCCTTTccaccttcctttcccttctggaGATGTGGTAATCCACTCTGATTCAGACAGTCTAGGTCCCTGGGAAGGCAAAGAAGAGTTCTCATCTTTTGAGGGGAGGCCCCTGATCTTGTTCAACACATGCAAGCAATAGAAGTATGTCTCCAGGACACTGGCCCCTGGCTCTGGCTTACGTGGTGTGTCGCCACCCCAGGAGGGGTTGCCTCCCACTTCCTGGAGCAAAGATCCCTTCAAAGCATGGTGGGAAATGTCTCTGAAAATGGGGTGACATAAAGGTGGTGTCTCTTCCTTCTGCTCATGAATTGTCTCCCCAGTGGTCCCTTGGGGTGTTTGTACCGATCTGCTCTCCATCCCAGGTGGTGGTGATTGGCTGCAGCACATGCTGCTGCTACAAGTGCCAGGTGTGTCTGCAGCGGGTTCACAGAAGACATCGGAGTCCCAACGTACATAAGACGAAACATTTTCCAAGGGGTCCTCTAACAGACTCAGTGACAGGCTGGCAATTTGAGGAGCCAAATGACTTTCATAATGAACTGGATCAAATTGCCTTTGAATTTTTATAGCAGAGCTCAGCATAATAATGTTCTGACTACCTCTTGGCACTTGGTCCATGACAGTGTCCCCCACTCTCAATGGGATGGCAAGTTTCCACTCTTTCCTATGGTTATTATCAGTATGGGGGGACCCCAAAGTGAACCCCACATTGTCTgattcctttccctttcctttggAGCTGGCACAGGGAGACATAAATTGGCTCCCAGGTAGGTTCTGGATGGGGTCTATAGTGGGGCCTTCATCTCTGGAGCCATCAGCCTTGAACTTGGCTCTGGTGACCTTGGGTGTCCCCACAGGTCCTGCTCCTTTGAACTTTTTCCTGAAGTCGGCCTCTAGGTATGGCTCTCCAGAGGAGGAAACACCACTTTCTAATACTGTGGTTCGAGACATCTGTGCGCTATCATTAGTGAAAGCTAAGGCAGTCCCCCAAAACTCTTTACACTTTCTCCATGGAGCACCCCTTGTAGGTGTCCCCTTACTTTCCCTGGGTTCATCTAAAGGTTCCTCATCAGAACTATCTACCAGTGGGGTCCAAAAATAACCATTTCTGGGTGGGCTCTGTCCAGCTTCCCCTAAATCCTTACTTTCTTCGTAAGCATGTCTGAGTTGTGACGGAATCCCCAGCCCCTCAGGAAACATCTCTTCTCCACTTGAGCTCTGAATACATTTATTTCCTGTTCTGTCCTTTTGTCGAGCAGACTCTATCTGCTTTAAGCTATCAGTAGCTCTTCCCTCCTTCACGTTCCTAACTGCAGTTTCTTGCCACCCACAAAACTGATTGCCAGGAAAACCCATCTCCTGAAAGGAACCTGAAAACTCTGGAGACAGGCCCATTTCTGACAAGTTACTTTGGGGACTTGGAGAGAAGCTGCGAGTGTCTGCTCGTGTACTGGACTGGTCTTTCCAGAGCAGgggtggagaaacaaataacctcAGAGGCGCATTGTTCTTACTTCCTAGATCTTGCGAACTTTGGTAAAGGTTAGGCCGGAAGTGTCCTAGAGAACTCGCGGGACTCGTTGGCCCATGCTTTTCCGGAGGGTTGGATAGGAACTTGTGAGCCCAGTCGATAACATGCCGCAGTTTTTGTGTCTCAGGGACCAGTGCATCAGCCAACATATGGAGATCCAGTTCGGCCAGGTGGCTTTTTCTCCAGTGCTCCTCCTGAGTCCTCTGGTCCAGGGGTCGTATTGCTTCAGTAGCGTTCACTTTGGACGCTGGATGGAGCAGAGAACTCTTTCCACTTGCTGAACAACTGGGTAATTTCTGAGGGCATCTTAGCCCAAAGTTCTCATTTTCCAAGGGGCTCACTTTGGTGTCTTGGGAAGCTGTCAACACTGGTTGGCTGCCATATCTGGATGAATCATCCTTGATGATCCCAATGCTTTCATAGTAAGCCACACGCTTGGCTCGTAAGTGCTTCAGGTCACGGGTTCGAGGTGTGTCTACCTCATTCCATGGAGAAGGCACAGTCAGTGTGGGGGGTAAGGGATCCATCTGCAAATAAAAGGAGACATTAAGAAAAACACCCCATCTATGATTCTTCTATCCACAATGTGGGTCTATTCTGTCCACTAACATCCTAAAACCCAACAAACATTTTGATAAGTACTTGAGGGCATGTTTGTAACCAAAAGAGCAAGGCAACTAGTGTATTAAGGGAAAACGTCACCATCACAATTTTATCATTCAGTCAAGTATGGATCTCAGTCACTGAAAAGGAAAGGTTAACTTTGTCTTTCACAGGGAATATTTGCcagtattataaaatatataatataaaatatattcttatGTAATATATCCTTATGTAACTTGCATAAAGTATAAGATGACTTTTAAATAAGTGTAGCCTGGTTTATTTCAAGATTTTTCTactgtacaattttttttaaccaagtgcataagttagttttattttttataaatggcataagaattaaaaaagaacaaaggaagaaagcttaaaaggggaggaggaaaaaagacaagacaggaaaggaaaatttATTCGGATCCAACAATCTCATACCTTTTTTTACATACCTTGTCAGAATCCAGGCAAGGATAGTAAGCAACCGTACAATGAAGATGGAGAAAAGGCTCCAGAACTGGTAAGAAAGCAACAAAGGGACCTCAGGGGCCACCTGCCAACCTAACATGCTTCTCACCAAAACTGGATCCCTGGTAAACCCAtgctggaagaaagaaagagaagaagggagggagagaggatcaAAGCCCTGTATCTCTAATGTAAACCAGGTTTGTAAAACAAAATGCCCCTTCTTTCCCCACATAATTCACCCAAGtctcctctgaggtgcctctataaatttaaaaattactgatataaaaaaaatacccttCCATGCGTAGAGTTCCTCAGTATATCTTTGCCATACATGGTGTTGTTACTATTATTAAGTGCCATActgtcgtttccaactcatagcaacagtatgtacaacagaacgaaacactgcccagtcctgagccatcctcacaatcatcgttatgcttgagcccactgttgcagccactgtgtaaatccatctcattaagcgtttttctcttccttgctgaccctctattttaccaagcacgatggccttctccagggactggtccttcttgataacatgtcaaaaatatgtgagacaaagtctggccatcctagcctctaatgagcattctggctgtacttcttccaagacaggtttgttcattcttctgggagtccatg
The sequence above is drawn from the Elephas maximus indicus isolate mEleMax1 chromosome 9, mEleMax1 primary haplotype, whole genome shotgun sequence genome and encodes:
- the LOC126083303 gene encoding uncharacterized protein LOC126083303 isoform X1 — translated: MDPLPPTLTVPSPWNEVDTPRTRDLKHLRAKRVAYYESIGIIKDDSSRYGSQPVLTASQDTKVSPLENENFGLRCPQKLPSCSASGKSSLLHPASKVNATEAIRPLDQRTQEEHWRKSHLAELDLHMLADALVPETQKLRHVIDWAHKFLSNPPEKHGPTSPASSLGHFRPNLYQSSQDLGSKNNAPLRLFVSPPLLWKDQSSTRADTRSFSPSPQSNLSEMGLSPEFSGSFQEMGFPGNQFCGWQETAVRNVKEGRATDSLKQIESARQKDRTGNKCIQSSSGEEMFPEGLGIPSQLRHAYEESKDLGEAGQSPPRNGYFWTPLVDSSDEEPLDEPRESKGTPTRGAPWRKCKEFWGTALAFTNDSAQMSRTTVLESGVSSSGEPYLEADFRKKFKGAGPVGTPKVTRAKFKADGSRDEGPTIDPIQNLPGSQFMSPCASSKGKGKESDNVGFTLGSPHTDNNHRKEWKLAIPLRVGDTVMDQVPRGSQNIIMLSSAIKIQRQFDPVHYESHLAPQIASLSLSLLEDPLENVSSYVRWDSDVFCEPAADTPGTCSSSMCCSQSPPPGMESRSVQTPQGTTGETIHEQKEETPPLCHPIFRDISHHALKGSLLQEVGGNPSWGGDTPRKPEPGASVLETYFYCLHVLNKIRGLPSKDENSSLPSQGPRLSESEWITTSPEGKGRWKGVKLDRETKEWREGSESHEAVDGEERICPEGQGCGEEAAPQEISFWKPQGSYGRLCSAIPKVTSRMTSCSGYWEMSDTTCSSHVHGEVKPRSQSAARTSSAEAEERAPTEVYPSAYAIGSADRLFRKNVLQGVERENEEHKRDDDFSRWLLLPEEIWICIFSLLSHKELARVAQVCHHFHWLASDESLWKQIRIADCHALKDDWLVALARRHPRALTLHRCRDDIGAVTKDGLKRLFWHCGDFLQELNVTSCSGPGFTGDKVLLHAGALCARLTAVDISWSGATDVGVMGLIDGASSLQRLSVSGCQITDKAIKALVKKHGHSLHKIEVFGCLALTERSVVSLALQCRHLQTLNIGRVPKIPEACLVRSLENLQEVTTLNIAGLKVVTDCIVHLVVTECPKLDHLVLNSCSQVTDASLVEISTYLRSLRYLDVSGCQHVTDAGIRALARSCHQLNYLDLSSTGISKRGVCSLANYCHISLECVKLSFCKNVTLDVVQKLCKNCRRLKILHLYGCTVTPGLSKIKETFKRVKVFHDISAPTC
- the LOC126083303 gene encoding uncharacterized protein LOC126083303 isoform X2 codes for the protein MDPLPPTLTVPSPWNEVDTPRTRDLKHLRAKRVAYYESIGIIKDDSSRYGSQPVLTASQDTKVSPLENENFGLRCPQKLPSCSASGKSSLLHPASKVNATEAIRPLDQRTQEEHWRKSHLAELDLHMLADALVPETQKLRHVIDWAHKFLSNPPEKHGPTSPASSLGHFRPNLYQSSQDLGSKNNAPLRLFVSPPLLWKDQSSTRADTRSFSPSPQSNLSEMGLSPEFSGSFQEMGFPGNQFCGWQETAVRNVKEGRATDSLKQIESARQKDRTGNKCIQSSSGEEMFPEGLGIPSQLRHAYEESKDLGEAGQSPPRNGYFWTPLVDSSDEEPLDEPRESKGTPTRGAPWRKCKEFWGTALAFTNDSAQMSRTTVLESGVSSSGEPYLEADFRKKFKGAGPVGTPKVTRAKFKADGSRDEGPTIDPIQNLPGSQFMSPCASSKGKGKESDNVGFTLGSPHTDNNHRKEWKLAIPLRVGDTVMDQVPRGSQNIIMLSSAIKIQRQFDPVHYESHLAPQIASLSLSLLEDPLENVSSYVRWDSDVFCEPAADTPGTCSSSMCCSQSPPPGMESRSVQTPQGTTGETIHEQKEETPPLCHPIFRDISHHALKGSLLQEVGGNPSWGGDTPRKPEPGASVLETYFYCLHVLNKIRGLPSKDENSSLPSQGPRLSESEWITTSPEGKGRWKGVKLDRETKEWREGSESHEAVDGEERICPEGQGCGEEAAPQEISFWKPQGSYGRLCSAIPKVTSRMTSCSGYWEMSDTTCSSHVHGEVKPRSQSAARTSSAEAEERAPTEVYPSAYAIGSADRLFRKNVLQGVERENEEHKRDDDFSRWLLLPEEIWICIFSLLSHKELARVAQVCHHFHWLASDESLWKQIRIADCHALKDDWLVALARRHPRALTLHRCRDDIGAVTKDGLKRLFWHCGDFLQELNVTSCSGPGFTGDKVLLHAGALCARLTAVDISWSGATDVGVMGLIDGASSLQRLSVSGCQITDKAIKALVKKHGHSLHKIEVFGCLALTERSVVSLALQCRHLQTLNIGRVPKIPEACLVRSLENLQEVTTLNIAGLKVVSRCEWMPTCDRCRNSCFGKKLPPAQLSGPELYRDKQKRSLFIG